A single region of the Brienomyrus brachyistius isolate T26 chromosome 10, BBRACH_0.4, whole genome shotgun sequence genome encodes:
- the LOC125750558 gene encoding protocadherin beta-16-like: MKQRLCIFIYTLLSLRLTFGENWYAVPEESKRGYVIGNIAKDLGLNTERLSVRKARLDTEGSRRRYCDINLNTGDLIVAERIDREALCGKKSSCTLQYELVLENPLELHRISLQVLDINDNSPIFANDIIRLEITENAVKGTRYLLDEARDADIGQNTVQTYTLQNNDHFLLSIQTNPDGGKYGKLVLEKELDREQQQEVKLLLTAVDGGTPQRSGTVLLHVTVLDVNDNVPVFSQAVYKVSLPENSPLDTVVVTVSATDADDGANGDVSYELGLLSEEEKNLFFLDRKTGEMRLKGKIDFEEESSFEIRVQAKDGSGLGSQAKVIIDIVDLNDNAPEIFIKSLNNPISEDVLPDTEVGIINVHDKDSGRNRQVHCSIQQNIPFKLIPSIKNYFSLVTSTVIDRELLSNFSITITATDEGSPPLSSSKTVQLAISDVNDNAPIFNEQKYNAYVSENNQPGTSICSVTATDPDWKQNGTVIYSVLPSEVNGVPVSSLLSINADTGVIHAAKSFDYEQFRSFKAHVIARDNGSPPLSSNVTVIIFITDQNDNTPQILYPDPSGKSFLTEMVPKAAYGGSLVSKVIAVDADSGQNAWLSYQILKSTDPGLFTIGLHSGEIRAQRDIAESDNVKQNLVVLVKDNGQPSLSTTSTVYLLVSDNLAEIPELKDMSYEESGSKLTSYLIIALASVSSLFLAFIILIMALKFCNRSKPGLMFDGAVAIPSAYFPPNYAEVDGAGTLRSSYNYDTYLTTGSRTSDFKFVTSYNDNTLPANQDLMKTQMETTMSDVIALNESDEQV, translated from the exons ATGAAGCAAAGGctgtgcatttttatttatactCTGCTTAGCCTGCGGTTAACATTTGGGGAAAATTGGTATGCAGTTCCAGAAGAGAGTAAACGCGGGTATGTTATTGGAAATATAGCCAAGGACCTGGGCCTGAACACCGAAAGACTGTCAGTACGAAAGGCCCGTCTTGATACTGAAGGTAGCCGCCGTCGTTATTGCGACATTAATCTGAATACGGGCGATTTGATTGTTGCGGAGAGGATTGACAGGGAAGCTCTTTGTGGTAAAAAATCTTCATGCACTTTACAATATGAGCTTGTTCTAGAGAATCCTTTGGAATTGCACCGGATTTCTCTACAAGTACTTGATATTAATGACAATTCGCCAATATTCGCCAACGATATTATTAGACTGGAAATTACTGAAAATGCAGTTAAGGGGACTCGGTACCTTCTCGACGAAGCCCGCGATGCGGATATTGGACAGAACACAGTTCAGACATATACCCTACAAAATAATGACCATTTTCTTTTGTCTATTCAAACGAACCCAGATGGTGGAAAGTACGGTAAGCTGGTGTTAGAGAAAGAGCTGGATCGTGAACAGCAGCAGGAAGTAAAATTGTTACTTACCGCCGTTGACGGTGGGACTCCGCAGAGATCTGGCACTGTGCTGTTACACGTTACCGTATTGGATGTTAATGATAATGTCCCAGTTTTTAGCCAAGCCGTTTATAAAGTTAGTCTGCCTGAAAATTCTCCGTTAGACACCGTGGTTGTTACAGTTAGTGCTACTGATGCAGACGACGGAGCCAATGGAGACGTTTCATATGAACTCGGTCTTTTATCAGAAGAGGAGAAAAATTTGTTTTTTCTTGATCGGAAAACGGGAGAAATGAGGTTAAAGGGAAAAATAGATTTCGAAGAAGAATCTAGTTTTGAAATCCGAGTTCAAGCTAAAGATGGCTCTGGGCTTGGTTCTCAGGCAAAAGTCATTATAGATATAGTTGATCTGAATGACAATGCTCCGGAGATATTTATTAAGTCCCTTAATAATCCCATATCAGAAGACGTATTGCCTGATACGGAGGTGGGCATCATTAACGTGCATGACAAAGACTCTGGAAGAAATCGACAGGTCCACTGTTCAATTCAACAAAATATTCCTTTCAAGTTAATCCCGTCCATTAAAAACTATTTTTCCCTGGTAACTTCTACAGTAATTGACCGTGAACTACTGTCGAATTTTAGCATTACCATTACCGCAACCGACGAGGGCTCTCCACCGTTGTCTTCTTCAAAAACTGTTCAATTAGCTATATCAGACGTGAACGACAATGCGCCGATATTCAATGAGCAAAAGTACAACGCCTATGTCAGTGAGAATAACCAGCCTGGCACATCCATTTGTTCTGTTACAGCGACTGACCCAGACTGGAAACAGAACGGCACCGTTATATACTCAGTTTTGCCCAGTGAAGTTAATGGTGTTCCCGTGTCATCTCTATTGTCAATCAACGCAGATACAGGGGTGATTCATGCTGCAAAATCATTTGATTATGAGCAGTTCAGAAGTTTCAAAGCCCATGTTATTGCCAGAGACAATGGTTCCCCTCCGCTCAGCAGCAATGTGACTGTGATCATCTTCATAACAGATCAGAATGATAACACCCCACAGATACTATACCCTGATCCATCAGGAAAATCTTTCCTCACTGAGATGGTCCCTAAAGCTGCTTATGGGGGCTCTCTGGTTTCCAAGGTGATCGCTGTGGATGCTGACTCTGGACAGAATGCGTGGCTCTCCTATCAGATTTTGAAGTCAACTGATCCTGGACTGTTTACTATTGGTCTCCATAGCGGGGAGATCAGGGCGCAGCGGGACATTGCTGAATCAGATAATGTGAAACAGAACCTTGTTGTTTTAGTTAAAGATAACGGACAGCCCTCTCTTTCAACTACAAGTACCGTATATTTACTCGTTTCTGATAATTTGGCTGAGATTCCTGAGCTGAAGGATATGTCTTATGAAGAGAGCGGTTCCAAATTAACTTCGTATTTGATTATCGCACTGGCCTCTGTTTCAAGTTTATTCCTGGCTTTTATTATTCTCATCATGGCCCTGAAGTTTTGCAATAGGAGCAAACCTGGATTGATGTTTGACGGTGCAGTCGCCATCCCCAGCGCATATTTCCCTCCAAACTATGCAGAGGTGGATGGAGCAGGAACTCTGCGCAGTTCTTACAATTACGACACTTACTTAACAACGGGCTCGCGTACCAGTGACTTCAAATTTGTAACTTCGTACAACGACAATACACTTCCTGCTAATCAGGACCTTATGAAGACCCAAATGGAAACCACAATGAGTGATGTAATAGCACTTAATGAAAGTGATGAG CAAGTATGA
- the zgc:123181 gene encoding protocadherin gamma-C3: MEYKGYRGRMQALRVSVIFLVISQITYGDVSYSIQEEMKRGSVIGNIAKDLGLDVKGLSARNARLDSEGTGREFCDINLKTGDLIVAGRIDREELCGEKASCPIKYELVLENPLELQRITLQIQDINDNTPVFSKDQMMLEILESANKGSRFPVNEAHDPDIGENAVQSYTLQKNEYFYLDISPSTYGGKYAELILEKELDREQKEELTLLLTAADGGTPQRSVLHQAEIGTDV; the protein is encoded by the exons ATGGAATACAAAGGCTACCGTGGCAGGATGCAGGCACTGCGGGTTTCTGTTATATTTCTGGTCATCTCACAAATAACGTATGGAGACGTTAGTTATTCTATCCAAGAGGAGATGAAACGCGGATCAGTAATTGGAAATATAGCAAAGGATCTCGGACTTGATGTTAAAGGATTGTCTGCTCGTAATGCTCGATTGGACAGCGAAGGGACCGGGAGAGAATTCTGCGACATTAACCTGAAAACGGGAGATTTGATTGTGGCTGGCAGGATCGACAGAGAGGAGCTTTGTGGGGAAAAGGCGTCTTGTCCCATAAAATACGAACTTGTACTGGAGAACCCACTGGAGCTACAGCGTATTACACTCCAAATCCAGGATATTAATGACAACACACCCGTCTTTTCCAAAGATCAAATGATGTTGGAAATTTTAGAATCGGCAAATAAAGGATCACGCTTTCCAGTAAACGAAGCACACGACCCGGATATAGGAGAAAATGCAGTTCAAAGttatacactacaaaaaaatgaatatttttatttggatATTAGTCCAAGTACGTACGGTGGAAAATATGCTGAGTTGATATTAGAAAAGGAGCTGGATCGTGAACAAAAAGAAGAATTAACATTATTACTTACGGCAGCAGATGGTGGGACTCCTCAAAGATCAG TTTTGCATCAGGCGGAAATCGGGACTGATGTTTGA
- the LOC125750115 gene encoding protocadherin beta-16-like: MELNIFQGFFRMCLLFFVVFLHPVAGDLNYSVMEEMKGGSVIGNIAKDLKLDVKRLSSRQARVDTEGGRRRYCDINLNTGDLIVMERIDRESLCGKKTTCILNHELVLENPLELHRIFLHVEDINDNSPQFGSDVIKLEIRESAVKGARFPLDEAHDADIGQNAIQSYTLQRNNHFTLDVNSNTVGGKYGELVLENELDREKQQEVTLLLTAADGGFPGRSGTVLIHVTVLDANDNIPVFSQAVYKVSLPENSPLGTVVVTVNATDADEGANGEVSYDMRLVSDEMLRLFDLDAKTGQIKLKGQIDFEEQTSYEMRIQAKDGSGLASYSTVLVEITDINDNAPIILVKSLKITLAENVLPGTEVGIINVQDKDSGVNRQVHCSIQENVPFELIPSIKNYYALVTSGELDRELVSEYNIDIFATDEGSPPLSSSQTIQLSVSDVNDNAPLFDDQMYLAYLSENNQPGSSVCSVRARDPDWKQNGTVTYSLLPSEVNGFTVSSLLSINGDTGVIHTAKSFDYEQFRSFKVHVVARDNGSPPLSSNVTVSVFITDQNDNSPQILYPDPSGSSFMTEMVPKAAHAGSLVSKVIAVDADSGQNAWLSYEIMKATDPGLFKIGRYSGEIRTQRDMTESDGVKQNLAILVKDNGQPSLSTTCTIYLLISDNLAELPELKDMSYEESSSKLTSYLIVALVSISTFFVIFIIFIVAMNFCCRRKPRLLFDSAVAIPSAYFPPNYAEVDGAGTMRSSYNYDTYLTTGSRTSDFKFVVSYNDNSLHKRQILKNEIKEMTEEITESERKTQSGMDDLPVVS; this comes from the coding sequence ATGGAATTGAATATATTTCAGGGTTTTTTCCGAATGTGCCTTTTGTTTTTCGTTGTGTTCCTACATCCAGTCGCTGGCGATTTGAACTATTCTGTAATGGAGGAAATGAAAGGTGGATCCGTGATTGGAAATATCGCAAAGGATCTGAAATTGGATGTGAAACGTCTGTCATCCCGTCAGGCCCGTGTGGATACCGAAGGTGGACGCCGACGTTATTGTGATATTAATCTGAATACTGGGGATTTGATTGTGATGGAGCGGATTGACAGGGAATCGCTCTGCGGGAAGAAGACTACTTGCATATTAAACCATGAGCTTGTTCTGGAGAATCCTCTGGAATTGCATCGTATTTTTCTACATGTTGAGGACATTAATGACAACTCTCCACAATTCGGAAGCGATGTTATTAAATTAGAAATAAGAGAGTCGGCGGTTAAAGGCGCCCGTTTCCCTTTAGACGAGGCTCATGATGCAGATATCGGACAGAACGCGATTCAATCATATACATTACAAAGAAATAATCATTTTACGCTGGATGTAAATTCCAACACAGTTGGCGGAAAATACGGTGAGTTAGTATTAGAAAATGAACTAGACCGTGAAAAACAGCAGGAAGTAACATTACTACTCACAGCTGCTGATGGTGGGTTTCCAGGGCGATCTGGAACTGTACTTATACACGTCACTGTGTTAGATGCTAATGATAATATTCCCGTTTTTAGCCAGGCTGTCTATAAGGTTAGTCTACCTGAAAATTCTCCTTTAGGAACTGTAGTGGTAACAGTTAACGCTACTGACGCCGACGAGGGAGCTAATGGAGAAGTTTCTTATGACATGAGACTTGTTTCAGATGAAATGTTAAGACTTTTTGATCTTGATGCGAAAACTGGGCAAATAAAGCTAAAAGGACAAATTGATTTCGAAGAACAGACAAGTTATGAAATGCGAATTCAAGCGAAAGATGGGTCGGGACTGGCTTCCTATTCAACTGTTTTAGTTGAAATTACAGATATTAATGATAATGCCCCTATAATATTGGTTAAATCGCTTAAAATCACTCTAGCTGAGAATGTGTTACCTGGCACGGAGGTAGGCATAATTAATGTACAGGATAAAGATTCCGGTGTAAATAGACAAGTCCATTGCTCAATTCAGGAAAATGTCCCTTTTGAGTTAATACCATCTATTAAGAATTATTATGCCCTGGTGACTAGTGGTGAGCTAGATCGTGAGCTAGTGTCGGAATATAATATTGATATTTTCGCAACTGACGAGGGTTCTCCGCCTCTGTCTTCTTCTCAAACTATACAGTTATCTGTGTCTGACGTAAATGATAATGCTCCCCTTTTCGATGATCAAATGTACCTCGCCTACCTCAGTGAAAATAACCAGCCTGGTTCATCTGTGTGCTCTGTTAGAGCGAGAGATCCAGACTGGAAACAGAACGGCACAGTTACCTACTCTCTTTTGCCCAGTGAGGTCAATGGTTTTACGGTGTCGTCGCTGTTGTCTATTAACGGAGATACGGGGGTGATTCATACTGCAAAATCATTTGATTATGAGCAGTTCAGAAGTTTCAAAGTCCATGTTGTTGCCAGAGACAATGGTTCCCCTCCGCTTAGCAGTAACGTGACCGTGAGTGTCTTCATAACAGATCAGAATGATAACTCTCCACAGATACTATACCCTGATCCATCAGGAAGCTCCTTCATGACTGAGATGGTCCCTAAAGCGGCTCATGCCGGTTCTTTGGTTTCCAAGGTGATTGCTGTGGATGCTGACTCTGGACAGAATGCATGGCTTTCTTATGAAATTATGAAGGCCACCGATCCTGGACTGTTTAAAATTGGTCGCTACAGCGGGGAGATCAGAACACAGAGAGACATGACGGAATCAGATGGCGTAAAGCAGAACCTTGCTATTTTAGTAAAAGATAATGGACAACCTTCTCTTTCAACCACGTGTACCATATATTTACTCATATCAGACAACTTAGCAGAGCTTCCGGAGCTCAAAGacatgtcttatgaggagagtaGTTCCAAATTAACCTCTTATTTGATCGTTGCACTGGTATCCATTTCAACTTTTTTCGTCATTTTTATTATCTTCATCGTTGCTATGAACTTTTGCTGTAGGAGAAAACCTAGACTGTTGTTTGACAGCGCGGTCGCCATTCCCAGCGCATATTTCCCTCCCAACTATGCAGAAGTGGATGGAGCAGGAACTATGCGCAGTTCTTATAATTATGACACTTACTTAACAACAGGCTCGCGCACCAGTGACTTCAAGTTTGTTGTGTCTTACAATGACAATTCGTTACACAAACGCCAGAttctgaaaaatgaaataaaggaAATGACTGAAGAAATCACTGAGAGTGAAAGGAAAACCCAGTCCGGGATGGACGATCTACCTGTGGTAAGTTAA